In Streptomyces sclerotialus, one genomic interval encodes:
- a CDS encoding ATP-dependent Clp protease proteolytic subunit: protein MLEPTARYVLPEFTERTTQGIRTLDPYSKLLDERIVFLGTPIDDTAANDVMAQLIHLEHAAPEQAISLYINSPGGSFTAMTAIYDTMQFVTSPVETVCLGQAASAAAVLLAAGHPGRRLALPGARVLIHQPAFGEPVEGQITDLDLQARELLRTRALLEELLTRHTGRTREQISADIERDKILDAQEAVAYGLIDGLTRGRKASAAGPAGAAPGTR from the coding sequence ATGCTCGAACCCACGGCCCGCTACGTCCTCCCGGAGTTCACCGAGCGCACGACACAGGGCATCCGCACGCTCGACCCGTACTCCAAGCTGCTCGACGAGCGCATCGTCTTCCTCGGCACCCCCATCGACGACACCGCGGCCAACGACGTGATGGCGCAGCTGATCCACCTCGAACACGCCGCCCCCGAGCAGGCCATCTCCCTCTACATCAACTCCCCCGGCGGCTCGTTCACCGCGATGACCGCGATCTACGACACGATGCAGTTCGTCACCAGCCCCGTCGAGACGGTCTGCCTCGGCCAGGCCGCCTCCGCCGCCGCCGTGCTGCTCGCCGCCGGCCACCCCGGCCGCCGCCTCGCCCTCCCCGGCGCCCGCGTCCTCATCCACCAGCCGGCCTTCGGCGAACCGGTCGAGGGCCAGATCACCGACCTGGACCTGCAGGCCCGCGAACTGCTCCGCACCCGTGCCCTGCTGGAGGAGCTGCTCACCCGGCACACCGGCCGGACGCGCGAGCAGATCAGCGCCGACATCGAACGCGACAAGATCCTCGACGCCCAGGAGGCGGTGGCGTACGGGCTGATCGACGGCCTCACCCGCGGCCGCAAGGCATCGGCCGCCGGGCCCGCCGGCGCGGCTCCCGGTACGAGGTGA
- the bioD gene encoding dethiobiotin synthase — protein sequence MSVLFITGTGTEIGKTVTTAAVAAAELARGRSVAVLKAAQTGVAAGEPGDAAEVARLAGSGVTTAELARYPEPLAPATAARRAGLPPVRPHEVAEAAEKLAAEHDVVLVEGAGGLLVRFDETGATLADAAKLLGAPVLMVAQAGLGTLNATALTALALRTAGIETPGVVIGSWPAEPDLASRCNVEDLPDVAGAPLLGLVPAGSGALPPARFRAHAPSWLAPRLGGTWHS from the coding sequence ATGTCGGTGCTGTTCATCACGGGCACGGGCACGGAGATCGGCAAGACGGTCACCACCGCCGCCGTCGCCGCCGCCGAGCTGGCACGCGGTCGGTCGGTCGCGGTGCTCAAGGCCGCCCAGACCGGCGTGGCAGCGGGCGAGCCGGGGGATGCGGCGGAGGTCGCGCGGCTCGCAGGCTCCGGCGTCACCACCGCCGAACTCGCCCGGTACCCCGAGCCGCTGGCGCCCGCGACGGCGGCCCGCCGCGCCGGGCTGCCGCCGGTACGTCCGCACGAGGTCGCCGAGGCGGCGGAGAAGCTGGCCGCCGAGCACGACGTGGTGCTGGTGGAGGGCGCCGGCGGGCTGCTCGTCCGGTTCGACGAGACCGGCGCGACACTGGCCGACGCGGCGAAGCTGCTCGGCGCGCCGGTGCTGATGGTCGCGCAGGCGGGGCTCGGCACGCTCAACGCCACGGCGCTGACGGCGCTCGCGCTGCGTACGGCGGGCATCGAGACGCCTGGTGTGGTCATCGGCAGCTGGCCGGCCGAACCGGATCTGGCCTCGCGCTGCAACGTGGAGGATCTGCCGGACGTGGCCGGGGCACCGCTGCTCGGCCTTGTGCCGGCCGGGTCGGGAGCTCTGCCCCCTGCGCGGTTCCGGGCGCATGCGCCGTCCTGGCTGGCGCCGCGGCTGGGCGGGACCTGGCACAGCTAG
- a CDS encoding adenosylmethionine--8-amino-7-oxononanoate transaminase, with amino-acid sequence MPEPEPMTERDLLALDRQHVWHPYGPMPGKDDPLVIESAAGVRLRTAGPVQGHTELVDGMSSWWSAIHGYNHPVLNEAARGQLDRMSHVMFGGLTHEPAVRLAKRLAGIAPGDLEHVFLCDSGSVSVEVAAKMCLQYWRSLGRPAKQRLLTWRGGYHGDTWHPMSVCDPDGGMHDLWSGVLPRQVFADEPPAGFDAPLDKAYADHLRELIGRHADELAAVIVEPVVQGAGGMRFHSPAYLRVLREACDAHDVLLVLDEIATGFGRTGELFAAGHAGVVPDVMCVGKALTGGYLTMAATLCTPRVADGISRGEVPVLAHGPTFMANPLAAAVANASLDVLLTQDWRQEIKRIEAGLRDGLEQARTIPGVRDVRVLGAIGVVQLDHPVDMTAATRAAVGEGVWLRPFRDLIYTMPPYITGDEDIARICAAVCRAAREG; translated from the coding sequence ATGCCTGAGCCGGAACCGATGACCGAGCGCGACCTGCTGGCCCTGGACCGGCAGCACGTGTGGCACCCGTACGGCCCGATGCCCGGCAAGGACGATCCGCTGGTGATCGAGTCCGCCGCCGGGGTCCGGCTGCGCACCGCCGGACCGGTCCAGGGCCACACCGAGCTGGTCGACGGCATGTCGTCCTGGTGGTCGGCGATCCACGGCTACAACCACCCGGTGCTCAACGAGGCCGCGCGCGGCCAGTTGGACCGGATGAGCCATGTGATGTTCGGCGGGCTCACGCACGAGCCCGCCGTCCGGCTGGCGAAGCGGCTCGCCGGCATCGCGCCGGGCGACCTGGAGCACGTCTTCCTGTGCGACTCCGGGTCCGTCTCGGTCGAGGTCGCCGCCAAGATGTGCCTGCAGTACTGGCGTTCGCTCGGCCGCCCGGCCAAGCAACGGCTGCTGACCTGGCGCGGCGGCTACCACGGTGACACCTGGCATCCGATGTCGGTGTGCGATCCGGACGGCGGGATGCACGACCTGTGGTCGGGCGTCCTGCCCCGGCAGGTCTTCGCCGACGAGCCGCCGGCCGGGTTCGACGCGCCCCTGGACAAGGCGTACGCGGACCACCTGCGGGAGCTGATCGGCCGCCATGCCGACGAACTCGCCGCGGTGATCGTGGAGCCGGTCGTGCAGGGCGCGGGCGGCATGCGCTTCCACTCCCCCGCGTACCTGCGGGTGCTGCGCGAGGCGTGCGACGCGCACGACGTGCTGCTCGTCCTCGATGAGATCGCGACGGGCTTCGGCCGTACCGGTGAGCTGTTCGCGGCCGGGCACGCGGGCGTCGTACCGGACGTGATGTGCGTCGGCAAGGCGCTGACGGGCGGCTATCTGACCATGGCGGCGACGCTGTGCACGCCGCGGGTGGCGGACGGGATCTCCCGGGGCGAGGTGCCGGTGCTCGCGCACGGGCCGACGTTCATGGCGAACCCGCTGGCCGCCGCGGTCGCCAACGCCTCGCTGGACGTGCTGCTGACGCAGGACTGGCGCCAGGAGATCAAGCGGATCGAGGCCGGACTGCGCGACGGACTGGAACAGGCCCGTACGATCCCGGGCGTTCGGGACGTACGGGTGCTGGGCGCCATCGGTGTCGTCCAGCTCGACCACCCGGTCGACATGACGGCCGCGACCCGGGCCGCGGTCGGGGAGGGCGTCTGGCTGCGCCCGTTCCGCGACCTGATCTACACGATGCCGCCGTACATCACCGGCGACGAGGACATCGCCCGCATCTGCGCCGCGGTGTGCCGCGCCGCGCGCGAGGGCTGA
- a CDS encoding class I SAM-dependent methyltransferase encodes MSLRNRGHRTAVHHPLFARAYVRLGPLADVHGGVRPLRRELLAGLSGRVIEIGAGGGMNFAHYPGTVSEVVAIEPEAVLRQAARTEAVRAEVPVDVVPAVAEALPVKSEAFDAAVVALVLCSVRDVPRALAELRRVLRPGAEVRFLEHVRAEGRGLRVVQRAADRTVWPLLNGGCHTARDSLAALGAAGFTVERHRRLRVPPRGMTLPSSPVVLGTARRPETVA; translated from the coding sequence ATGTCGCTGCGCAACAGAGGACACCGGACCGCCGTGCACCATCCGCTCTTCGCTCGTGCCTACGTACGGCTCGGGCCGCTCGCCGACGTGCACGGCGGGGTACGGCCGCTCCGCCGTGAGCTGCTGGCCGGGCTGTCCGGGCGGGTCATCGAGATCGGCGCGGGCGGCGGGATGAACTTCGCGCACTATCCGGGGACGGTCTCGGAGGTGGTGGCGATCGAGCCGGAGGCGGTGCTGCGGCAGGCGGCGCGTACGGAGGCCGTGCGCGCCGAGGTGCCGGTGGACGTGGTGCCGGCGGTCGCCGAGGCGCTGCCGGTGAAGAGCGAGGCGTTCGACGCGGCGGTGGTGGCGCTGGTGCTGTGTTCGGTGCGCGACGTGCCGCGGGCGCTCGCGGAGCTGCGGCGGGTGCTGCGGCCGGGTGCGGAGGTGCGCTTCCTGGAGCACGTACGGGCCGAGGGGCGCGGGCTGCGTGTGGTGCAGCGGGCGGCGGACCGTACGGTGTGGCCGCTGCTGAACGGCGGCTGTCACACGGCGCGGGACTCGCTGGCGGCGCTCGGCGCGGCCGGGTTCACGGTGGAGCGGCACCGGAGGCTGCGGGTACCGCCGCGCGGCATGACGCTGCCGTCGTCACCGGTGGTGCTGGGCACGGCGCGGCGTCCGGAGACGGTGGCGTAG
- a CDS encoding type II toxin-antitoxin system Phd/YefM family antitoxin produces the protein MAYEIPVTQARAELADLINRVVYGSERVVVTRHGKPLAALVSAADLRRLEELDRAEAAAEEEVISTVSTVRPLPSSAAGERRRFGIAAEHRGPAAGDRRPGHEK, from the coding sequence ATGGCCTACGAAATTCCGGTGACGCAAGCCCGGGCGGAGCTCGCGGATCTGATCAACCGCGTCGTCTACGGCTCCGAGCGCGTGGTCGTCACGCGTCACGGCAAGCCGCTGGCGGCCCTGGTGTCGGCCGCTGACCTGCGGCGTCTGGAAGAGCTCGACCGCGCCGAAGCGGCCGCCGAGGAAGAGGTGATCAGCACCGTCTCGACGGTGCGGCCGCTGCCCTCGTCCGCTGCGGGCGAACGCCGCCGGTTCGGCATCGCCGCGGAGCACCGCGGCCCGGCCGCCGGGGATCGGCGACCGGGCCACGAGAAGTGA
- a CDS encoding DUF397 domain-containing protein yields the protein MTASPRYVPASTALAGACWVRSTRSTGMNNCVETARVNGETLAVRDSKDISGPALLFAVPAWRAFVDALHTGQPIKEG from the coding sequence ATGACGGCATCGCCGCGGTACGTACCCGCCAGCACCGCCCTTGCGGGCGCGTGCTGGGTGCGCAGCACGCGCAGCACGGGAATGAACAACTGCGTCGAGACCGCCCGGGTCAACGGTGAAACTCTCGCCGTGCGCGACTCGAAGGACATTTCGGGACCCGCGTTGCTGTTCGCGGTCCCCGCATGGCGGGCTTTTGTCGACGCCCTGCACACCGGTCAGCCCATAAAGGAGGGCTGA
- a CDS encoding helix-turn-helix domain-containing protein, which produces MHHGPAVRRRKLGAELRRRRNLAGLTSGEAARLVGWHQSKVSRIETGRSGVRPADVERLLDAYEVRDEESRALLAALCGQDAGGGSGGDAGRGWWHTYRDLLPPAYRDFISLEAGASHARTLETTVVPGLLQTPDYARAVTRAALADLPQSRIDALVDVRMERQNVLDGDAPLNLSAVLDEAVLRRPAGGPEVMKAQLRHLLQVMESPHVRLQVLPFAAGVHIGITGPFVIFSFPLIADLDVVVLDHLTSSLYLERKEDLRAYSDAFDTLRGHALSCEESSALIARIADA; this is translated from the coding sequence ATGCACCACGGTCCCGCAGTGCGCCGTCGCAAGCTCGGTGCGGAGTTGAGGCGCCGTCGGAATCTGGCCGGGCTCACGAGCGGCGAGGCCGCCCGTCTCGTGGGCTGGCACCAGTCGAAGGTCAGCCGGATCGAAACCGGCCGGAGCGGAGTACGTCCGGCCGACGTGGAACGGCTCCTGGACGCGTACGAGGTGCGCGACGAGGAGTCCCGTGCGCTGCTGGCCGCGCTGTGCGGCCAGGACGCGGGCGGCGGGAGCGGAGGGGACGCCGGGCGCGGCTGGTGGCACACCTACCGCGACCTGCTGCCGCCTGCATACCGCGACTTCATCAGCCTGGAGGCCGGCGCCTCGCACGCGAGGACGCTGGAGACGACGGTGGTACCGGGCCTGCTGCAGACCCCGGACTACGCGCGGGCCGTCACGCGGGCCGCGCTGGCCGACCTGCCGCAGAGCAGAATCGATGCACTGGTCGATGTCCGCATGGAGCGTCAGAACGTGCTGGACGGGGACGCTCCACTGAATCTTTCGGCCGTGTTGGACGAGGCCGTACTACGCCGTCCGGCGGGTGGTCCGGAGGTGATGAAGGCCCAATTGCGGCATCTGCTACAGGTCATGGAATCACCGCACGTGCGCCTGCAGGTGCTGCCGTTTGCCGCCGGTGTCCACATCGGCATCACCGGCCCTTTCGTTATCTTCTCCTTTCCGCTCATTGCTGACTTGGATGTGGTGGTTCTCGACCATTTGACGAGTAGCCTCTACCTCGAACGCAAAGAGGACCTCAGGGCGTACAGCGATGCATTCGACACGCTGCGGGGGCACGCCCTCTCATGCGAGGAATCATCGGCTTTGATTGCCCGGATCGCAGATGCCTGA
- a CDS encoding ATP-binding protein, producing the protein MADHQEASLTLPSAPESVPTARRYVTGVLTEWDDTGGVAGAGGVGGAEGVGGADGTGGAELLDTVLLIVSELTTNAVVHTYGRSPSFTVLLQLDRHEVLRIGVTDGHPRMPRRLPAAVQQDNGRGLVIIRTLVAEVGGKITVEPTESGGKTVWAALPWPAPTHAAARRIGR; encoded by the coding sequence ATGGCAGATCACCAGGAAGCATCACTGACCCTGCCGAGCGCGCCGGAGTCCGTACCTACGGCGCGCAGATACGTTACTGGAGTCCTCACGGAGTGGGACGACACAGGTGGCGTGGCGGGCGCGGGTGGCGTGGGCGGCGCGGAGGGGGTCGGCGGCGCGGACGGCACCGGCGGCGCCGAACTCCTCGACACCGTGCTGCTGATCGTCTCCGAGCTGACCACGAACGCCGTGGTCCATACCTACGGCCGGTCCCCGTCCTTCACCGTGCTCCTCCAGCTCGACCGGCACGAAGTCCTGCGCATCGGCGTCACGGACGGCCACCCCCGCATGCCGCGCCGCCTGCCCGCCGCCGTCCAGCAGGACAACGGCCGCGGTCTCGTCATCATCCGGACCCTCGTCGCGGAAGTCGGCGGAAAGATCACCGTCGAACCGACGGAGAGCGGCGGCAAGACGGTCTGGGCCGCGCTGCCTTGGCCGGCCCCCACGCATGCCGCCGCACGGCGGATCGGCAGGTGA
- a CDS encoding C40 family peptidase, whose translation MTARDHHPALGVPALASRAAAVSVLTLALVGGVGPAPGGTPDAAAASASGAGKTALRVAASKAGAPYQWGATGPHRFDCSGLTQYAFKRAGKRLPRTAHAQYRHVRHIKKSSRKRGDLVFFHGGGTVYHVGIYAGEGRMWNAPKPGASVRTDRIWSRAVSYGRP comes from the coding sequence ATGACTGCGCGCGATCATCATCCTGCTCTTGGTGTGCCTGCCCTGGCGTCCCGTGCCGCGGCGGTTTCGGTGCTCACGCTGGCGCTGGTAGGGGGCGTCGGGCCGGCCCCCGGCGGTACGCCGGACGCCGCGGCGGCGTCCGCCTCGGGCGCCGGTAAGACGGCGCTGCGGGTAGCGGCGTCGAAGGCGGGTGCGCCGTACCAGTGGGGGGCCACGGGCCCGCACCGGTTCGACTGCTCGGGGCTGACGCAGTACGCGTTCAAGCGGGCGGGCAAGCGGCTGCCACGTACGGCGCATGCCCAGTACCGGCACGTGCGGCACATCAAAAAGTCGTCGCGGAAGCGGGGTGACCTGGTCTTCTTCCACGGCGGAGGGACGGTGTACCACGTGGGCATCTACGCGGGCGAGGGGCGCATGTGGAATGCGCCCAAGCCGGGGGCCTCGGTACGGACGGACCGGATCTGGAGCCGCGCCGTCTCGTACGGGCGCCCGTAG
- a CDS encoding 8-amino-7-oxononanoate synthase — protein sequence MPADPAVVPSGDDPFSWIDEAREKRRRAGLVRTLNPRPADSALLDLASNDYLGLARHPEVTRAAAAAAHRWGAGATGSRLVTGTTELHARLESELAEYCGFEAALVLSSGYAANLAAVTALTARGSLVVSDAGNHASLIDGCRLSRARTAVVPHSDPEAVHKTLDAARAEPDHEGRAVVVSDSVFSVDGDAAPLAAYATACRAHGAALLVDDAHGLGVLGEGGRGALWAAGLAGDRDVVATMTLSKSLGSQGGAVLGPAKVIEHLVNTARTFIFDTGLAPAAAGGALAALRLLRREPRRADRARAVARELHRRLTAAGLSAVLPDAAVVSVRAPSPEQAVQWAADCRAAGLAVGCFRPPSVPDGISRLRLTARGDLTEQQMDEAVGAILSTAPTA from the coding sequence ATGCCTGCCGACCCCGCCGTCGTCCCGTCCGGTGACGACCCCTTCTCCTGGATCGACGAAGCACGCGAGAAGCGCCGCAGGGCCGGGCTCGTACGGACCCTGAACCCGCGCCCGGCCGACTCGGCTCTCCTGGATCTGGCGAGCAACGACTACCTCGGTCTCGCCCGGCACCCCGAGGTCACCCGGGCCGCCGCGGCCGCCGCGCACCGCTGGGGCGCGGGCGCGACCGGCTCCCGGCTGGTGACCGGTACCACCGAACTGCACGCCCGGCTCGAATCCGAACTGGCCGAATACTGCGGTTTCGAAGCCGCCCTGGTCCTTTCCTCGGGCTACGCGGCCAACCTCGCGGCCGTCACCGCCCTCACGGCACGCGGCTCGCTGGTGGTCTCCGACGCCGGGAACCACGCCTCGCTCATCGACGGCTGCCGCCTCTCCCGCGCCCGTACGGCCGTGGTCCCGCACAGCGACCCCGAGGCCGTGCACAAGACGCTGGACGCCGCACGCGCCGAACCGGACCACGAGGGCCGCGCCGTCGTGGTCTCCGACTCGGTGTTCTCCGTGGACGGCGACGCGGCCCCGCTGGCTGCGTACGCCACCGCCTGCCGCGCCCACGGTGCGGCGCTGCTGGTGGACGACGCGCACGGGCTGGGGGTCCTCGGCGAGGGCGGCCGCGGCGCGTTGTGGGCCGCCGGCCTGGCGGGCGACCGGGACGTGGTCGCCACCATGACGCTCTCCAAGTCCCTGGGCAGTCAGGGCGGCGCGGTGCTCGGCCCGGCGAAGGTCATCGAGCACCTGGTCAACACGGCCCGTACGTTCATCTTCGACACCGGCCTGGCGCCCGCGGCCGCCGGGGGCGCGCTCGCCGCGCTCCGGCTGCTCCGCCGTGAGCCGCGGCGCGCGGACCGGGCCCGTGCCGTGGCCCGCGAACTCCACCGCCGCCTGACGGCCGCCGGGCTGTCCGCGGTCCTCCCGGACGCCGCCGTGGTCTCCGTACGGGCCCCCTCGCCCGAGCAGGCCGTGCAGTGGGCCGCCGACTGCCGTGCGGCGGGTCTGGCGGTCGGCTGTTTCCGCCCGCCGTCCGTTCCCGACGGCATTTCGCGGCTCCGGCTGACCGCCCGCGGGGATCTGACCGAGCAGCAGATGGACGAAGCGGTCGGCGCGATCCTTTCGACCGCGCCGACCGCTTGA
- the bioB gene encoding biotin synthase BioB → MDLLNTLVEKGLRRETPTREEALAVLATSDDELLDVVAAAGKVRRQWFGRRVKLNYLVNLKSGLCPEDCSYCSQRLGSKAEILKYTWLKPEEASRAAAAGVAGGAKRVCLVASGRGPTDKDVDRVSETISAIKEQNEGVEVCACLGLLSDGQASRLRDAGADAYNHNLNTSEATYGRITTTHTYADRVSTVQQAQAAGMSACSGLIAGMGETDEDLVDVVFSLRELDPDSVPVNFLIPFEGTPLAKEWNLTPQRALRILAMVRFVCPDVEVRLAGGREVHLRTLQPLALHLANSIFLGDYLTSEGQAGKDDLAMIADAGFEVEGTDTTTLPAHRADALAAAGCGSHAEDTAGGCGGHGGGGGCAPCGDTAPEPAAAGPEPVAAGAVPEARDADGARTDLVAVRRRGAGTDLPPNA, encoded by the coding sequence ATGGACCTGCTGAACACTCTGGTGGAGAAGGGTCTGCGGCGCGAGACGCCGACCCGCGAAGAGGCACTCGCCGTACTGGCGACATCCGATGACGAGCTGCTCGACGTCGTGGCGGCGGCGGGCAAGGTCCGCCGCCAGTGGTTCGGGCGACGGGTGAAGCTCAACTATCTGGTCAACCTGAAGTCGGGCCTGTGCCCGGAGGACTGTTCCTACTGCTCCCAGCGGCTGGGATCCAAGGCGGAGATCCTCAAGTACACCTGGCTCAAGCCCGAAGAGGCGTCCAGGGCGGCAGCCGCCGGTGTCGCGGGCGGCGCGAAGCGCGTGTGCCTGGTGGCCAGTGGCCGCGGGCCGACGGACAAGGACGTGGACCGGGTCTCGGAGACGATCTCGGCCATCAAGGAGCAGAACGAGGGCGTGGAGGTCTGTGCCTGTCTGGGGCTGCTCTCCGACGGCCAGGCGTCACGGCTGCGGGACGCGGGCGCCGACGCGTACAACCACAACCTCAACACGTCCGAGGCGACGTACGGCCGGATCACCACGACCCATACCTACGCCGACCGGGTCTCGACCGTGCAGCAGGCCCAGGCGGCCGGCATGTCGGCGTGCTCCGGCCTGATCGCCGGCATGGGCGAGACCGACGAGGACCTGGTCGACGTGGTCTTCTCGCTGCGCGAGCTGGACCCGGACTCGGTACCGGTCAACTTCCTGATCCCCTTCGAGGGCACCCCGCTCGCCAAGGAGTGGAACCTCACCCCGCAGCGCGCGCTGCGCATCCTGGCGATGGTCCGCTTCGTCTGCCCGGACGTCGAGGTACGCCTCGCCGGCGGCCGCGAGGTCCACCTGCGCACCCTCCAGCCCCTCGCGCTGCACCTGGCCAACTCCATCTTCCTGGGTGACTACCTCACCAGTGAGGGCCAGGCCGGCAAGGACGACCTGGCGATGATCGCGGACGCCGGGTTCGAGGTGGAGGGCACGGACACCACGACGCTGCCCGCGCACCGCGCCGACGCGCTCGCCGCGGCCGGCTGCGGCAGCCACGCCGAGGACACCGCGGGCGGCTGCGGCGGACACGGTGGTGGCGGCGGCTGCGCGCCGTGCGGCGACACCGCTCCCGAACCGGCCGCCGCCGGGCCCGAGCCGGTCGCCGCCGGCGCGGTGCCGGAGGCGCGGGACGCCGACGGTGCCCGTACCGACCTGGTCGCGGTGCGCCGCCGGGGCGCCGGCACCGACCTGCCGCCCAATGCCTGA
- a CDS encoding GNAT family N-acetyltransferase: MIHDLGRTLRAAAGGDFPAADGTVAVLPPPSPRDNGVLSFSGCAVVFADVSPVWVHSHLTPGDLAGPLSPAFLAALATRTGREVENVDMLTAAQPLPGPPPLALRETRDPAHPRIARALRHRDDVRAWTAVEDGNGTLVIGRGVAGRWEVAVEVPETARGLGLGRRLAAAARHLVPPGEPVWAQVAPANAASVRALLAAGFTPVGAEALLQRRPY; encoded by the coding sequence ATGATCCATGACTTGGGCCGCACGCTCCGGGCCGCCGCCGGTGGTGACTTCCCGGCCGCCGACGGGACCGTCGCCGTACTGCCACCCCCGTCGCCACGCGACAACGGCGTCCTCTCGTTCTCGGGGTGCGCCGTCGTGTTCGCCGATGTCTCCCCCGTCTGGGTGCACTCGCACCTCACCCCGGGAGACCTCGCCGGCCCCCTGAGCCCGGCGTTCCTGGCCGCGCTCGCGACCCGTACCGGCCGTGAGGTCGAGAACGTCGACATGCTGACGGCCGCCCAACCGCTGCCGGGCCCGCCCCCGTTGGCACTGCGGGAGACCCGGGACCCGGCGCACCCCCGTATCGCACGGGCGTTGCGCCACCGCGACGACGTGCGAGCGTGGACCGCCGTCGAAGACGGCAACGGCACTCTCGTGATCGGCCGTGGCGTCGCCGGCCGGTGGGAGGTGGCCGTGGAGGTGCCCGAGACGGCACGCGGTCTCGGCCTCGGCCGGCGGCTCGCGGCGGCCGCCCGCCATCTCGTACCGCCCGGCGAGCCCGTGTGGGCCCAGGTCGCCCCGGCGAACGCCGCCAGTGTGCGGGCGCTGCTCGCGGCGGGCTTCACCCCCGTCGGCGCCGAGGCGCTGCTCCAGCGCCGCCCGTACTGA
- a CDS encoding MFS transporter, which produces MPHPPADVATEPTATRPDTYARKAVLASAVGYGLEGFDLLILSFALSAITAGLHLDPTQAGSLTTITLIGCVVGGLLFGVLSDRLGRIRVLTWSIILFAVFTGLTAVAQDFPQLAAARFIAGMGIGGEFGIGMALAAEAFPSRKRARGTSYVGLGWQTGVLAAALVSAPVIEAWGWRALFALGVLPAVAAFLFRRTMHEPAAFTAAKTAERPATAPLRSLVATPAARRATLGVLVLTSVQNFGYYGIMTWLPSYLSQQFGYSLTRSGAWTAVTVVGMACGILAFGHLADRIGRRPTFWIFQAGSVVTVLAYATLSTPTALLIGGAVMGAFVNGMTGGYGALIAELYPTHARATAQNVLFNVGRGIGGLAPLVVALVATSYGFQKAIGLLAVIYVLDMAAMLLIPERKGAELD; this is translated from the coding sequence ATGCCCCACCCACCCGCGGACGTGGCCACGGAACCGACCGCCACCCGACCCGACACCTACGCCCGCAAGGCGGTGCTCGCCTCCGCCGTCGGCTACGGCCTGGAGGGCTTCGACCTCCTCATCCTCAGCTTCGCGCTCTCCGCGATCACCGCCGGGCTCCACCTGGACCCCACCCAGGCCGGCTCGCTCACCACCATCACCCTCATCGGCTGCGTCGTCGGCGGCCTGCTCTTCGGCGTACTCTCCGACCGCCTCGGCCGCATCCGCGTCCTGACCTGGTCGATCATCCTCTTCGCCGTCTTCACCGGGCTCACCGCCGTCGCCCAGGACTTCCCCCAGCTCGCCGCCGCCCGCTTCATCGCCGGCATGGGCATCGGCGGTGAATTCGGCATCGGCATGGCACTCGCCGCGGAGGCGTTCCCCAGCCGCAAGCGCGCCCGCGGCACCTCCTACGTCGGCCTCGGCTGGCAGACCGGCGTCCTGGCCGCGGCCCTGGTCTCCGCGCCCGTCATCGAGGCCTGGGGCTGGCGCGCGCTCTTCGCCCTCGGTGTGCTGCCCGCCGTCGCGGCCTTCCTCTTCCGCCGCACCATGCACGAGCCCGCCGCCTTCACCGCGGCGAAGACCGCCGAGCGCCCGGCCACCGCGCCGCTCCGCTCCCTGGTCGCCACCCCCGCAGCGCGCCGCGCCACCCTCGGCGTCCTCGTCCTGACCTCGGTACAGAACTTCGGCTACTACGGCATCATGACCTGGCTGCCGAGCTACCTCTCCCAGCAGTTCGGCTACAGCCTCACCCGGTCCGGCGCCTGGACCGCCGTCACCGTCGTCGGCATGGCCTGCGGCATCCTGGCCTTCGGCCACCTCGCCGACCGCATCGGCCGCCGCCCCACCTTCTGGATCTTCCAGGCGGGCTCGGTCGTCACGGTCCTGGCGTACGCGACGCTCTCCACCCCCACCGCGCTCCTCATCGGTGGCGCCGTGATGGGCGCGTTCGTCAACGGCATGACCGGCGGCTACGGCGCGCTCATCGCCGAGCTGTACCCGACGCACGCCCGCGCCACCGCGCAGAACGTCCTCTTCAACGTCGGCCGCGGCATCGGCGGCCTGGCCCCGTTGGTGGTCGCCCTGGTCGCCACGTCGTACGGCTTCCAGAAGGCGATCGGCCTGCTGGCCGTCATCTACGTGCTGGACATGGCGGCGATGCTGCTGATTCCGGAGCGGAAGGGCGCGGAGCTCGATTGA